TTATTCGTCGTTTGAAACGCGTTCAGCACGGGAAAATTCGTCGAGTAAGTCCAGCCGGTCACGAACGCATTGCCATGGAAATCCACCGCGACCGCCCCACCGAGATTGATCGTGGCAAGCGATAGAAATGGAATGAGAGTCTTGCTGGTGTTGTTTTCCGAATCATTGCCGCCAAGATACGTGGAATAGATGAGGCCGCTGCCATCGCTTTTTAACTTGGCCACAAAAGCGTCACCATTGCCGCCATAAACCGATTGCATGGCATTGGTCGTCGGAAAATGAGTGGATTGCGTGTGGCCGGTGACGACCGCATTGCCATTGATATCAAGGGCGATACTGTTGGCCTGGTCAATGAGTTCTCCGCCAAGATACGTGGAGTAAACCAGCGTATTGCCGTTCGTGCCCAGTTCCGTCACGAAGGCATCGCAAATGCCACCATTGGTGGATTGCAAAGCGTGGAACACGGGAAAATTCGTAACCTCGGTGAACCCGGCGATGTAGGCATTGCCCATTTTATTTACCGCGATGGCCCGGCCAAAACTTGCCTGGTTTATATTATTCAAAATTCCCCCGCCGAGATACGTGGAATAAATCACGGTGCCGTTCGTATCCATTTTCGTGACGAATACATCCTGGTTGCCCTGAAAATTTGTTTGATACGCATTGACGAGCGGAAAATCCATCGAGGTCGTGCTGCCGACCACATAAACATTCTCGTTAAAATCCAGCGCGATTCCCTGCGCTTGATTTCCTGCCGAACCGCCAAAGGTCGCGGCATAAGTTAACACCGGATCAATCACCAGCGGCTGCGTCCGGTCATAATCGGCGATCTCAAAACCGGCGCGCATGCCCGAATGGATCAGATATTCGCCGGACAACATTTTTTTAATGCCATTGATTTCCTGGTAAACGATCGGCTTGCGCTGGCGCACGATGTCACTGCCGATTTGCAAAAGCAAATCGCCGTGGCCATCCGCCGTGATTTTATCCACCCCGGAGAACTCCAGCAAAATTGCGCCGGCATCCGCGCCGGGCCGCAGGACAAAATCGTACTCGAGCTTTTGCTGGTTGCCGTAATAAACCAGATCAATGCCGGGATAAACTTCGTGATACTTCACCTTGCCAAACGTCGGCGCGTCTGTGCGCCAGCCCGCGGAATCGCTGCCGATGAAATAATTCGCCTTGCCCGGCAACAGATCCATGCCTTCGAGCGTTGGATTCGCATTCGCGCCGCTCAGTCTGAGACGCACCAGATGGGCGGGCGCATTGGTGGTGCCACCGCGCAGGGTGAGCCACGTCTCATCGCGCGTGAACAGAAGATTTCCATTTTGGCCATGCGCTAAAAATTGAATCGCGGGGTCCGCCTGGCCGATATTCGCTTCAAAACTGATCGGTAGATTTTGATACGTTTCGCGCGGTGACGCGGTGCCGGCCCTGGCGACCGTGAGTAAAAATGTAATGAAGAATAAGAAAAACCAATGGTTCTTTGGCAAAGCTTTCATGGGATGATTCGATTTGATTTTCATACCGTTGGGATAACGACAGTGCCGCGACGCGTTTAAACGCGCGCTACGGACTATTGCCTGGTATGAGCGTTCCAGACCCCGGCAACCACAGGAAGCAAACCATCCATGCCGGGCGGAATTTTCAGGAGAAACCATGTTGTGAAATCTAACAAAAGTCAATCATTTCCGATGTGCAAATGTTTTTCCTTCCGGTTTCGTCCTACCGTTTTCGGGGATACCACAAGGATTCTGAATTCTGTTAGTTTTACGCCGTCACACTCCATAACATCCTTGCGGACGACCCGTTTGAAAGCGCGGCGTCATCCGTCGAAGTTTGCGTCAATGGCGTGGGGCTATCGTATTTATTCATGAAGAAAGATAATTTCAGCGGTTTTGGAGCGCGTTATTTTTTGGGTGTTTTATTGCTAATTTGCGTCATCAGCGGCCCGAGCGCGCAGGCGCAAGAGGACGTGAACCCGCACAAAGTCTGGCGGCAATACGGCGGCGGGCCCGACCAATCCAAATACGTCGAGTTCACGCAAATCAATAAATCCAACGTCACGCAACTCGCCGTCGCGTGGTCGTTCGCCGCGGGCGATGGCGGTTACATGTGGAACCCCATCGTCGTGGATGATGTCATGTATGTGCTCGGCAAGGATGAATCGCTGGTGGCGCTCAACGCGGAAACGGGCGCGAAGCTTTGGACCCGCACGAATCTTTCCGGCATCCACCGCACCGGCATCAATTATTGGGAAAGCAAAGATCGCAAGGATCGGCGGCTGCTTTACAGCCGGCACGACCGCTTGGAAGCGATTGATGCCCGGACGGGCGAATTGATTTTAAGTTTCGGCGATCAAGGCTCGGTTTCGCTCAAGGAGGGATTGGGCCGCGATGTCGCAACCGTTTTTCGCGAGCAAGGCACGAGCCCGGGACAGGTTTTTGAGAACCTGCTCCTGCTCGGTTCGTCGCCGGGAGAAGAATATTTTTCCGCGCCTGGCCACGTGCGCGCTTACGACGTCGTGACTGGAAAATTGGCCTGGATTTTTCACACGATTCCGTGGCCGGGAGAATTCGGTTACGAAACGTGGCCGACGAATGCCTATATTTACGGCGGCGGTTGCAATGACTGGGGTGAAATCACCGTGGATGAAAAAAACGGCATCGCGTTCTTCCCTCTCGGCGCGCCGACTTATGATTATTACGGCGCTGACCGCACGGGCAATGATTTGTTCGGTGACTGCCTCATCGCGCTCGATGCCCGCACTGGCAAACGGCTGTGGCATTTTCAGGATGTGCACCATGATTTGTGGGACTACGATCTTTGCGCGGCACCGCAACTGATCACGGTGCAGCACGAAGGCAAAACCGTCGAAGCCGTCGCTATCGCTTGCAAGCAGGGCTTCCTGTTCGTGTTGGATCGCCACACTGGAAAACCTTTGTGGCCCGTGGAGGAACGCGCCGTTCCCGCGAGCAAGATGCCCGAGGAACATTCCTCACCCACGCAGCCAATTCCCACCGTCATCCCGCCCTTCACCCGGCAGAGTGTCTCGACGAACGACATCAATCCCTATTTCTCGCCAGAGAAAAAAGCCGAGTGGGTCAAGCGCATCGCCGCCGCGCACACCGGACTTTTTGAACCGCTTTCCGACCAATACGAAACCATCGCCATGCCCGGCGCGGTTGGCGGCGCGAACCGTGGGAATACCGCCGCGGATCCCGAGCACGGCATCGTTTATGTAATCACGCAGGACCTTCCATCCGTTTACAAACTCAAATCCGAGCCGCCCATCCCCAGCGACACCCCCGGCACCGCTTCGACCAATGTGGCTCCGACACCACCGCCATCCGAAAATCCAGCCACCGCCGCGCACACGGTTTACACGCAATCGTGTATGCCGTGTCATGGCGAGGACATGGCGGGACGCGGCGCGATTCCTTCCATCATTGGTGTCGGCAAACGCATCAGTTATAGAGATTTCGCCAATACACTCGGCGTCGGCAAGGGCGTGATGCCCGCATTTCCGCATCTGGATCAACGCACGCTCGCGGGACTTTATACTTTGATCGGCGGCGATGCGCGCGCCGCGCGGCGCGGGAGAAATCGTTTGTCGTGGGCGGAGCGTTACCCGGCGGGTGTGAAAGGCCCGGCGCATAATTACAGCACGGGTTACGGCATGGAATATCCCGATCTGCTGGGGCCGCCGTGGTCTTCGATGGTGGCGTATGATTTGAACCAGGGCGTGATCAAGTGGCGCCGTCCACTAGGCCAGGATCCAAAAATTCCCGTGATAGACGGCAAGGAAACCGGCCTCGCCATCGGTTCGCAACGCAAGGGGATGATCGTGACTTCGACCGGATTGATCTTCAGCACCTGCCTCGACGGCCACGTTTACGCCTACGACACAAGCAACGGAAATAAATTGTGGAGCACTCCATTGCCGCGCAACCCGGAAGGTTTGCCCGCGATGTATGAGGTGAACGGACGCGAATATCTGGTGATTTGTGACATGGGCAAAGTGATTGACGCGGACCAGGCCAGAACGATTGCGCCGGGCTACATCGTTTACGCGCTGCCAAAGTGAACGAAAAAATTTGCGCATTACAACCAGCTAAAAAATAGTTATGAAAAGAAGAGACTTCATTTTTAACACGACGCGGCTCGCGGTGGCGGCGTCGCTCGCGCCGGCGATTTTAACTCGCGCCTCCGCGCGCGAAGCGCAGGACAAGCTGAATCGCATCGCGATGGGCACTTTGATTTTCCGTTATCAGTTCAAGCAGACCAAGCCCAGGGAAATGCCCGTCATCAAAAATGAGCTGACCTTGCTCGATGTGCCTGAGTTTTACCGCGACAAATTCGGCATCCGCAAAATCGAATTCTGGAACGAGCATTTTGAATCGCTCGAACCGGATTACCTCGCGAAGTTAAAAGGAAAAATCAAGGCCGCGGGTTCGCAGTTGGTGGACGTGCAGATTGATCGCATCTCCTACGACCTCGCATCGGAAAATGAAGAAACGCGCTTGAAGAGCATCAAGGACGTGAAGCAATGGATGGATGCGGTGTCGTTTCTCGGTTCGGAGTGCATCCGCGTCAATCCCGGCCGGCCGCGCGGGTCGGTGGACAAAAGCATCGAGTCGCTGAAAGAGTTGAACGCCTACGCCAGAAATAAAAACCTGATCATCATCACCGCGAATCATTTCGGGCTCGAGATGGATCCCGATAAACATGTGCGCATCGCAAAAGAAGCGGGCGTTCACACCGAACCGGATTTTGGAAATTATCCACACGACGCCACGTTGCTCCCCAAGCTGGAAAAAATTGTTCCCTACGCGTTCATCGTCTCGGCCAAGGTGGATGAGTTCAACAGCAACATAGAACATATTTCCTACGACTTCGACAGTTGCGTGCGGCTGTGCGAAAAGCTCGGTTTCAGGGGCGATTACATGGTGGCGCAATGGAGCGCAAAATTTCAGGACATAGATTACGACAAAGTCGCCAACTGGGTCATCTCCCACATCAAAGAAAACATCAGCGCATAAATTTCATGAAAAAAACTATTTTGACGGCGGTGCTGCTGTCGGCAGTTCAAACTCTATGCGCACAGACGGCATCGAACGATTTCACCGGCACCGGCTTGACGTTCAAGCCGGATTACAGCTTTACGGGGTCGAGCCTGGATGGCTGGCACGTCCTGGGAAAAACCGAGTGGCATGCGGACAACGGCGAGTTGGTCGGCACGGCAAAAACCGGCAGCGGCGGCTTGCTGGTGCTGAATCATTCGTATCAGGACGTGGGTGAACACGTCTCATTCAAATGTGCGGACGGCGCGCAGGTCGGGCTCGTTTGCCGTTTGGAAAAAACCGACACGGGCTTCAAGGGCATTTTAGTTTCGATCAAGGACGGAGAAATTATTTCAGACGGGGCCACATTCGATGCTGACGGAAATTTGCTCGAGCGACAAGACTTGCGCGGCATCGGAAATTATCCGCTGGTGCGCGTGCCGCCGCCGGGCGCGACGAATTCGCCCGCGCGCGGCGAGGGCCGCAGAAACCGCGAACGGCGCGGGTCGGACGCCAAATCAGATTTGCCGCTCAAGCATCCCGACATGTCGTATCACTCAAATGAATGGAATCAGGTCGAGTTTTTCATGGATGCGAGCATCATCCGTTGCTTCCTGAATGACGGCGCGCCGGCGGCGATAGGTGCGATGGACGATTCACCCAGTCATTACGGGCCGTTGGCGTTGTATGTGGCGGGCGGCGAAGTGCGCTTCAAGGATTTCAAATGCAAAGACCTTTCGTTGCGCGAGACGCCGCTGGAGACGACCTCGCCGCGCTTCCGCGTGCAACGCATCAGCGACATGTATTATTCGTGGGGCGTCGGCGCGGGCGATTTCAATCACGATGGCGTGATGGACATCGTGGCCGGGCCTTATATTTATTACGGCCCGCAGTTCACCAGTTACCGCGAGATTTTTCCGGCGGTCGCATTCAATCCCTCGAAGGAATTCACCGATGTGAATTGCGAATACACTTTTGATTTCAATCACGATGGTTGGACGGATATTTTGACCGGGCCGCCGAACGCCATTCTCTATATGAATCCGAAAGGCGAATCGCGGCGCTGGGACAAATATTTGGTCGTGCCCTCCATCCAAAGCGAAATCACAGTGTTCAAGGACATTGACAGGTCGGGAATTCCCGCGCTGATTTTTTGCGCGAATGGCATGGTGCGTTATGCGAAGCCCGATCCCGCGAACCCTACGAAGCCGTGGGTGCAACACAATGTTTCCGAGGCGGGACTCGCGCTCGGGCACGGCCTGGGCGTGGGAGATATTAATGGCGACGGACGAATGGATATTCTCAACCCGAATGGCTGGTGGGAACAACCGGCGGATTTAAGCGCGCCGGGACCGTGGAAATTTCATCCGGTGGCGTTTGGGCGATACGCGCATCATGGCATTGTGGCTGGTGGCGCGGTGATGGGAGTTTACGATGTCAATGGTGACGGCCTGAACGATGTGGTCACGAGCTTGAACGCGCATGGTTTTGGGCTGGCGTGGTTCGAGCAAAAGCGCGACGCGAGCGGAAATATTTCCTTCGTGCGCCACATGATTTGCGATGATTACGAAGCGGAGAACGCGGGCGGCGTGACGTTCTCGGAAGCGCACGGCTCGACGTTTGCCGATATTGACGGCGATGGCATTCCTGATTTCATTGTCGGTAAACGCTACTGGTCGCACCTTGACGATTCTTTCGATCCCGATCCCTACGGCGACCCGGTGTTGTATTGCTATCGCACCGTGCGGAATCGTTACGCGCCGGGTGGGGCGGAGTTCGTGCCGGAGTTAATTCATAATCGCTCCGGCGCTGGCTCGGATATTCTCGCGGTGGATTTGAAGGGAGACGGCGCAATGGACGTCGTCACGTCAACCGACCGCGGGACATTTATTTTTTGGAACGAAGGGAAGAAAACAACAACGCAAAAGACCCAATCTCTCGATCGTTGAAAGTATCTTCCCTCAATTAGGTCATCGCCTAATTGTTGCGGCCATGGTTGCGGTTAGCCGCAACCATCGTTGTATGTTCAGCCTCATCCACACCTTCCTGGACGGTTTGTGATTCGACCTCATCATCGGTGGGCAGGAATTTTTTTGCCATCTTGCCGCGCGAAGTCGGCGGCGCACCCATGCCACTGGCCACGATGCCCGAATCATCCGCCGGCGCATCGGCCGAGTCGGAGCCGAGCAATTCTTTTTTCGCCTGTTCACGGTCAGACTCAATGACGTGATGGGAATCGCGGCCGGAAATGACCGCCAATTCACGGGCGCGTTTCTCGATCATTCCCATCGTGACCGGTGAACTGGTGATAGTGCCATGACCGTGCACACGCTCCGCCGCTTCCGGCACGCGCGAATCTTTTTCAATATTGGATCTTTTCATAAGTCAATCTTGAGCAGCGTGTGTGCCGGAAGAAACTCGTTGATGGAACGGGGTGGGCTTGTCGGCTGCGTGCATTTCGCGAATCCGCGAATGCAAATCGCGGCGGAATGTATTGTGTTTTAAATTTTTGTTGCGGTTAGGTTCGTGTTAGAATGCGCAGCAAGTTCTTATGGGCAACTCATTTCTTTACTGATTCGCTTGGCTAAAAAAACTTCCTCACACGTTCCGGCGGCGACGGCGTCAACAGCGTCGGCCTCGGGCCGGCGCCTCTTGCCGTGGCTGGTGGCCGTCGCGTTTTTCATGGAGTCGCTGGACACGACGATTCTGAACACCGCCGTGCCAGTGGTGTCCGCGGCGCTGAACGTGACCGTGTTAAGCATGAAAGCTGTGCTCGCAAGTTACACATTGAGCCTGGCGGTTTTTATTCCGATCAGCGGCTGGATGGCCGATCGGTTCGGGACGCGCCGGGTGTTTGCGGCGGCCATCGGTCTATTCACGCTGGCGTCAGCGTTGTGCGGTATTTCGGGCAATATTCATTTGATGGTGGCCTGCCGGGTCGTGCAAGGTTGCGGCGGCGCGATGATGGTTCCGGTGGGCCGGTTGACGCTCGTGCGGACATTTGCAAAATCGGAATTGGTCGGCGCGATGAGTTTCGTCGCGATTCCCGCGCTCGTGGGACCGATGCTTGGGCCGATCGCGGGCGGCCTCATCGTCGGCTATTTGCACTGGCGATTTATTTTCTTCGTGAATATTCCCATCGGAATCGTTGGCCTCGTCATGGTCTATCTGCACCTGCCGAATTATCGCGAGGCGAAAACCCATCCGCTGGACATCGTCGGATTAATTTTATTCGGCTCGGGAATCGCCCTGTTGTCGTACGTGCTCGAGATTTTTGGCGAGCATGAATTGAGCAATCGCGAAATCACTTCGCTGCTGGGAATTTCGCTGGCGTTGATCGCGGGGTATGGAGTCCACTCGACGCGCACGGAGTTTCCGCTGCTGCGGATGGCGCTGTTTCAAATCCGCACCTTTCGGACCGCCTGTGTGGGAAGTTTTTTCACGCGTCTCGGACTCGGTGGCGTGCCGTTCCTCCTCCCGCTGCTTTATCAAGTCGGGCTCGGTTACACGCCGGTGCAATCCGGCCTGTTGATCATGCCGCAAGCCATCGCGGCGATGAGCACGAAAATTTTCACCACGCGCGTGCTGACGCGCTTGGGTTATCGCGGCTTGCTCGTCTCGAACACCGTGATCCTCGGCGTGCTGTTGCTGCTCTTCGCCACGATTCATGTGGGAACGCCGGTGTGGACGATCGTGTTGCTGGCCTTTTGTTATGGCGCCTTCACGTCACTGCAATACACGTGCATGAATACGCTCGTCTATTCGGACATCACGGAACCGCAGACGAGCAATGCCAGTTCCATCGCGAGCACGGTGCAGCAAATGTCCATCAGCTTCGGCGTGGCAACGGCGGGTTTGGCGGCGGCATTGCTGGTCCCGCCGAGCCTGCACTCGGATCCGCCCGCGATGCTGCATGGAATTCATGTGACCTTCATTTTGCTGGGAGGATTCACGATCTTATCCACGATGGTCTTCAGCAAATTAAAACCGGGTGATGGCCAGAATGTGAGCCAGCATAGAGTTTTGCATACGGGCTAGCGCAAATGTTTTTTTCATCTGGTTTTCACATCAAGAACACCCCCACCCCCGCAACTGAGTTGCAGGAGAGGGAGAAGAATTAATTCGCGTGGGCGCAGAGCCGTTTGCCAGCAATATGTGATTGTTAGATGCGACCGGACACGCGCGAACCGCGCGGCATTTCCACCGCCGCAGTTCTTTCCGCTTGCCCATTTCGCCCGCCCGAGCGCTCGTAAAAATACTTATATAAATATTAAACGAAGTTCTTGCATATTTTATTTCCATTGCTAGATTTATTAATAATTATGAAATCCTTTGTGAAAGCCTGCGCGCTGATTGCCTGCACGGGTGGCTAGCAACGATTCCACATTTCCCGCCGGGATTCTTTATCAGCGAAAACCATTACGTTTAAAACTCAGAGTGACGTTCAAACCAGTCCGTTTAAATCCGAAAACTGCTTCCCGTATGAAAACCAACCTTCTCCCGTCAAAATTATTTGTCCCCTTGTTCCTGCTCGCGCTTGTTTCCTGGGCGTTGCCGGCGCGCGCGCAATCCGTGTGGAGTTCAGTCGCCGGTGTCAATACCGACACCAACTGGAGTGACGCCGCCAACTGGTCGCCGGTGGGTGTGCCGGGCGCGGCCACAAATGTGTTTTTCACCGATACCGCGGGCGTCAGCGGCACGGGCATCATCAACAGCGTCGTGGATGAGAACCTCACCATCCAGGCGTTGATCTTTCGCCAGACCAATACCGTGTTTCATAACCTGCTGATTTCGCCGGGCATCACTTTGACCATCTCGAATTCGGCGGCGGCCACGAACCTTTGGGCGGGCACCGAGGCGGCCGCGACCAGCCCGACAACCCTGATGTTGACCAATACTATTTCCGGCGCGGGCGGCACGCTGGCGATTACCAGCACGAATGTGGCTTCAGTCATTTCCGTGCGCCAGACCACGACCGCGGCGGCGGGCTCGCATCTTCAGGTGCTCGATATGTCCGGCCTGGATACCTTTAACGTCAGCATCGGCAATCTCTTCGTCGGCGTTTTCGGTGGCACTGCCGTCACACGGCCGCAAGGCCAACTGTTCCTCGCCAAAACCAATAACATAACGGTGCTGGCCGTCGGAACCAAGACCGCGCCGGCAATGGATATTGGCGACACGGGCGCCAGTCCCGACTCCAACAATTTGCTCGCTCTCGGCATCAGCAACAGCATTGCCGCCGACACCATCGAAATCGGCAATCAGCGTTCGAGCGCCACCTTGAAATTCAATCCCTCGTTCGTCGTCAGCAATACGCCGTCATTCCTCCTGCGCGGGCATTCCGGCACGCGCGTGACCACCTTTAACGTCGGCGACAATTCTTCCGCCACGGCCAACATCGGTTCGGTCACGGTGGGCACGGTGGATTTCAGCGGCGGCATCGTGGATGCGATGGTGGGTTCGATGATCCTGGGCGATGGCCAGCCCATCACCGGCACCGGCGCGGGAACCGCCACGGGCACATTCACCATGACGGGTGGCAAGTTCGATGTGAACACACTGGAACTTGGTTTTCAGAATAATACTGGCGTCACCGCGGTCAACACCGGCACGGCTAATATCAGCGGCGGCACGTTGTCGGTGAATACGAGTTTGCGCCTGGCATTTTTCGGCGGCTCGGGCGGCCTGACCAAGGGCACGTTGAACATCACCAACGGCACGGTGCAGGCCAACACCATCGTGGCGGGCGGCGGCACGAGCGCCATCAACATGGTTGGCGGCAAACTCATCGTCACGAACACCATCGGCACCGTGGCAGTGCCTTTGTCCACGCTGGTTGTTGTGAGCGGGGCGACTTTGCAATTCTCGGTGGGTAGCGGCACGGTGCCGGCTCAGGTTTCGAGCCTCATTACCGATGGCTCCGGTGTGATCAACGTGAGTTCGCTGCCCGCGATTGCGGCTTATCCGGCGGTGCTTCCGCTCATCGCGTATCAAGGTGGCAGCGGCGCAGGATTCAGTTTCACGGCTGGCAGCCTGCCGGGTACATTCACCGGTTACATCACGAACGACAACCTCAGCACGATCTCCGTGGTGATCACGAACGGGCCGAACCTCGCAAGCGTCGTCTGGGCGGGAAACGTCAACAATATTTGGGACACGAACACGCTGAACTGGAAAAGCGGCGCTTCACCCGCCAAATACCGCGACGCGGACGTGGTGACTTTTGACGACACGGCGTCCACCGCCAACGTCAATGTGTCGGCCATTTTCGCGCCCGAGGCGACTATTTTCAACAATAACTCGGACAACTATTCGTTCACCGGCTCGGGCAGTATCACGGGCATCACCGGTTTGATTTTGAACGGGACCGACTCGGTCACACTCGCGGAAACCGGCGGCGATAATTTCAGCGGCGGCATTCTGGTAAACAAGGGCTCGATCATTTTGGATGACGCGAGCGGCACAATTTCCGGTGGCTTGACCATCGCGGCGGGAGCGACCGCGCAGATTGGCAATGGCGATACGAACGGCACGCTTCCCTCCGGCTCGCTGGATAACGAAGGCACTTTGATCTTCGACCATTCAGACAATATCGTGGTCGGCGTGGG
This region of Verrucomicrobiia bacterium genomic DNA includes:
- a CDS encoding family 16 glycoside hydrolase, yielding MKKTILTAVLLSAVQTLCAQTASNDFTGTGLTFKPDYSFTGSSLDGWHVLGKTEWHADNGELVGTAKTGSGGLLVLNHSYQDVGEHVSFKCADGAQVGLVCRLEKTDTGFKGILVSIKDGEIISDGATFDADGNLLERQDLRGIGNYPLVRVPPPGATNSPARGEGRRNRERRGSDAKSDLPLKHPDMSYHSNEWNQVEFFMDASIIRCFLNDGAPAAIGAMDDSPSHYGPLALYVAGGEVRFKDFKCKDLSLRETPLETTSPRFRVQRISDMYYSWGVGAGDFNHDGVMDIVAGPYIYYGPQFTSYREIFPAVAFNPSKEFTDVNCEYTFDFNHDGWTDILTGPPNAILYMNPKGESRRWDKYLVVPSIQSEITVFKDIDRSGIPALIFCANGMVRYAKPDPANPTKPWVQHNVSEAGLALGHGLGVGDINGDGRMDILNPNGWWEQPADLSAPGPWKFHPVAFGRYAHHGIVAGGAVMGVYDVNGDGLNDVVTSLNAHGFGLAWFEQKRDASGNISFVRHMICDDYEAENAGGVTFSEAHGSTFADIDGDGIPDFIVGKRYWSHLDDSFDPDPYGDPVLYCYRTVRNRYAPGGAEFVPELIHNRSGAGSDILAVDLKGDGAMDVVTSTDRGTFIFWNEGKKTTTQKTQSLDR
- a CDS encoding TIM barrel protein yields the protein MKRRDFIFNTTRLAVAASLAPAILTRASAREAQDKLNRIAMGTLIFRYQFKQTKPREMPVIKNELTLLDVPEFYRDKFGIRKIEFWNEHFESLEPDYLAKLKGKIKAAGSQLVDVQIDRISYDLASENEETRLKSIKDVKQWMDAVSFLGSECIRVNPGRPRGSVDKSIESLKELNAYARNKNLIIITANHFGLEMDPDKHVRIAKEAGVHTEPDFGNYPHDATLLPKLEKIVPYAFIVSAKVDEFNSNIEHISYDFDSCVRLCEKLGFRGDYMVAQWSAKFQDIDYDKVANWVISHIKENISA
- a CDS encoding PQQ-binding-like beta-propeller repeat protein, translating into MKKDNFSGFGARYFLGVLLLICVISGPSAQAQEDVNPHKVWRQYGGGPDQSKYVEFTQINKSNVTQLAVAWSFAAGDGGYMWNPIVVDDVMYVLGKDESLVALNAETGAKLWTRTNLSGIHRTGINYWESKDRKDRRLLYSRHDRLEAIDARTGELILSFGDQGSVSLKEGLGRDVATVFREQGTSPGQVFENLLLLGSSPGEEYFSAPGHVRAYDVVTGKLAWIFHTIPWPGEFGYETWPTNAYIYGGGCNDWGEITVDEKNGIAFFPLGAPTYDYYGADRTGNDLFGDCLIALDARTGKRLWHFQDVHHDLWDYDLCAAPQLITVQHEGKTVEAVAIACKQGFLFVLDRHTGKPLWPVEERAVPASKMPEEHSSPTQPIPTVIPPFTRQSVSTNDINPYFSPEKKAEWVKRIAAAHTGLFEPLSDQYETIAMPGAVGGANRGNTAADPEHGIVYVITQDLPSVYKLKSEPPIPSDTPGTASTNVAPTPPPSENPATAAHTVYTQSCMPCHGEDMAGRGAIPSIIGVGKRISYRDFANTLGVGKGVMPAFPHLDQRTLAGLYTLIGGDARAARRGRNRLSWAERYPAGVKGPAHNYSTGYGMEYPDLLGPPWSSMVAYDLNQGVIKWRRPLGQDPKIPVIDGKETGLAIGSQRKGMIVTSTGLIFSTCLDGHVYAYDTSNGNKLWSTPLPRNPEGLPAMYEVNGREYLVICDMGKVIDADQARTIAPGYIVYALPK
- a CDS encoding DHA2 family efflux MFS transporter permease subunit, which codes for MAKKTSSHVPAATASTASASGRRLLPWLVAVAFFMESLDTTILNTAVPVVSAALNVTVLSMKAVLASYTLSLAVFIPISGWMADRFGTRRVFAAAIGLFTLASALCGISGNIHLMVACRVVQGCGGAMMVPVGRLTLVRTFAKSELVGAMSFVAIPALVGPMLGPIAGGLIVGYLHWRFIFFVNIPIGIVGLVMVYLHLPNYREAKTHPLDIVGLILFGSGIALLSYVLEIFGEHELSNREITSLLGISLALIAGYGVHSTRTEFPLLRMALFQIRTFRTACVGSFFTRLGLGGVPFLLPLLYQVGLGYTPVQSGLLIMPQAIAAMSTKIFTTRVLTRLGYRGLLVSNTVILGVLLLLFATIHVGTPVWTIVLLAFCYGAFTSLQYTCMNTLVYSDITEPQTSNASSIASTVQQMSISFGVATAGLAAALLVPPSLHSDPPAMLHGIHVTFILLGGFTILSTMVFSKLKPGDGQNVSQHRVLHTG